TTGTCAGTACTAGATATTCCCCTAACTAAAGGATCATGGTTCGGTCTAATTCTAATTATTTCAACGACAAGAGAAATTCCAAAAGTTGCGAACCAATTAGATATTAATGGAATTTTTAAACACAGTAAAGACAATAGGACTACATGTGATTAAACCTATGGCTTACACATGTTAATGTCGTACATTATGATAATCGAAAATGAAATAGTGGAGTTGGTGCCTATATCTCTTCACTAATTTAAGGTAATTCTCAACAAAGATTTTGGATTCGTTTGATCATGATTTCCAAGTGTCATTCTCTTTTATTTATAGCTCTACATGCCATTTACTATTAATACCAAAGATTATAGAGTTGAAAGATTGTATTTCTATTGGCATAGAAAAAGAGTAATTAAGAGCaagtaaaataatttctttatctttttatatattatactcATTTTAGGACTATACTAATATATATTCTCCTTGTGTAAGACccattaataatttttattttattttcaagacATATgacagaatttttttttgaattatttgttTGTGCAGCCCATGTGAGTGTAGGATTTATAATTGGAAAATAATTATTGgcaaactaaataaataaaaaaagtagtAGGAAGAGTAGTTTGGTAATATTATAGATTTATAGATATAGTGGCATTTCATTGGATATTTGTAGTGTACTTGTGGCAAGGAACAAAATGGAGTCGATATATAATGGCACCCATATTGTCACTCATGGTCCAAACATGATCAGAAAGTCAACAATCCTTTCGTTTACTTACTTCCAGCCTTTGATCCCAAGGACCACTTTATATAAAATTTCTACTTCTAATTTAACTTTTTGGTCAATGATGAGTGGATACATTTGTGACTAATTTCATCCAACTAGACATTCTACTTCAATCAGCACCCAGTTACACCCCACaagatttaagttatatatattggacgtgttaaaaaaaataaaaaatcatcaatttaaaCTGTTATAATAAAATTGTTACTTTATTTTCTGGCTGAATCCAAATAAAGACAGACAATAGACGAAATATTAATTATCTACTTAAAACttcctaatttttttcttttgcgtTGAACACTTTATTGTAATTATTAGTGACTTCATTGTAATTATTAGTGACTTCATGATATAGCTTGCAAAATAATCACAAAGCCCAAAATCAATACTCATAAGGAAACgtgtaaaagaaaataaaataaaagtgagCTAAACAAAAAAAGTACGTACGTACGTAATATTATCGAAAAATATAGCCAGTGTAAGTGGTTCTTGCAATTATTTACTgcttcttaaaaataattacaatacATTTCCAGTCAACAAACCATCTTTACGGTGGCTGACTGCCTATCAGTTAGGCAGCAATTATACTTGGGTGTTGTTCACCCTTAAATCAGTATAGTTAAATTTATTAAACTGATTTAAGGACAAACAAATTAAGATGACCAAATAATAGGATTGTTTTTGTTAAATtacttattaaaataataaaaatataaaaaagtagtGAAGTAGATTAGACATGTTCTCTAGTGAGGTTATCGAAAAAGCAAGAAGTAATTAATAGTATTTGTTACAGAAGTTGAGAGTAATAGATTGTGAATAATAAAATTGTGATCCTCtccaaatacatttaaaactAAAACCCTATATAACGCTTAATGTGAATTCGAATCTCGCTCTTTTGTTCCGTGTTGGACTGCAAAGACATATGATGAGAATGATCTTCGCTTATATTCACATTCTTGACTTGTTATACAAATATTCCTCAACTTACAACTCCGGAAATAGATCAACAAGGACAAATTCATATGTTAAAAACTTGATATCGCCTCTCTTATGTCTTCCATCTTCATGTCTCATCATGACATCAAACAAACTCATATGTTAAAGTAGATATCACCTTAGTTGCGTTATGTCTCTTCTATCTTCAATCTCCACGCGGTGACACAACGGAGTTCAGGTAGAAAATTATACtctttatatatggttaaatttttttgtatttataatAGATGTTGAACCCTCTTCGATTAGTTCATGTGTCTacttttttcagattttgaactcCTTCAGTTAAAATCCCGCCTCTGCTACTGTGACTCCACAACATGTCATTATTGACAAACTATCAAGTCTGATTGGTAAATACTTATTCAGTGTTTacatcaaatcatatcaattaGTAATTATTATGAAAGTAATTTaatgaagtttatttattaataatcATGGTTAGGAGAAAGAACGCATCCACTAGTTGGTCGGTCATGTAAAATTCGGTATATTTTTACTCATACGTGATTAGTTATTATATTTTAGTAATTCACTTCTGGAACTTAGAACCCCAAAATCCTTTATTAAAGAAATGCGAAAATTTGATTTGttaaaaataaccaaaaaaaaaaaaaaacatcccAAATGGAGTGTCTATGTTTGTGCATCTTCTTTTTTCCATCATGAACTCATAAAGATAGAAAACGATAAAGCAATGTAGGGGGAAACTTTATGAAAAGTAACATAATGTTATTCCATTTTTATGTTCATCATTTTCTAGCACATTTAATTTTGAGATTTGAGAATGCTCTTCTTTGTCTTTTTCCATGCACCAAATATTCAAGCTGCTTCTTAAATCTTCTAAATGGAATACAATTGTACAAGCTACTCCCACTTGAGCTACTATATATAGGTATCTCTTCAACTTCAATATTAagttttaattttgtttatttatatatagtgCTCTCCAGTACCCTCTTCAATTAATGGCTTTTAAAAATTTCCTAGTTGAATATtctagataattttttaaaaccaaATATGCTTTGTTCTTAATTAGCTTAAAATTATAGTATACATTAggaaatttttaataaaatgcaATTTATATGTGCCCGAATGATGCACGATTGAAAAAACAAAGGatttcatttttagatattGACCGtgtaattttaatttcttttgccactatttgttgtatttatttgaataaacactaaaaaatgtcaaaattgtgGGCATTTGATTGGTGGAAGTCAAGAAAGAAGGCCAATGAtcattttcacatattttatcaaatatagTGGTATAAATGTGTTCATAAGCACCAACCATGACTCTAAATTGCCTATAAATAGGCATCTCCACTGTGAACACATAACaacaaaaatctagagaaaTACATGTGAGATTTAGAGAATTTTCTCTTGGAGATCTATAGTATTTTAGGTATTTGAGTGTGTGAGaaaaatattgtgtattatatGGTTGTAACAATTTTcatatagtgaatatttttctGAGTGGTTCGTGGTTTTTCTCCAATTGGGAAGTTTTCCACGTTAAATCTTTGTGTTgttattctctttaaatttctctgTCATTTTCTGCTTGAAGAAAGTCTAAAAGGGACGAAAATTATTTGGTGCTTTTTCTCAACACTATTAGTATAGTATGGCATATTATAGCAGATGATCtgaattatttttaagttactaATATCACTTATTATGAACAGTTATTTATAGTTAACTTCTGATCGTATTAAAGAATTTCTTTTACATTGTTTTTTACTATATAGAAGCTAGTTGAATTGATGACAAAAGGGTACGGAATACGCCCAGACATGTCTGGCTGTAGAACGGCGTTCAAATAATAAACAAATGGACcattttgtttttcttaatCATTGTTTCTTGgggaaaaaatagataatttgttgTGGATTAGTAGTAAATAAGTACTTTAATCAAAGAATATCTCCGTGATAAGACCTGCTTATGTATAAGTTATAGGAATAGTTATCCATATGTACAATCTAAACAAACAATTTATGATTATAGTTtaataatgtttttttaaaatcttaattAGCCAATATTAAAATTCATAAAGTCGAATTTCTTCcaatgttattgttattaacTTGTTTTTCAAACTATCGTAGAaccctctttatttttttattttatattttaaaaatctgTATCACATGATGTATACAAGTGTATACTCATTGtgtacactatatatatatacatacatatttatacattattatacACGTTTTATGCATATAAATGTGTAAGTGATGTATTATGCTTTGTATTATCATGTATGAGTAGTGTATAGCTATGTTTAAACAATATATTCATACAATCTCTgggaaattttaataaattatgaatatatCGCGGAAAGGAAAGTAAGACTAATATAAAGTATTTAATTAgaattattattgctattttaGAAATCTATTAATGCATGTTAATGTTTTATTAATATGGGTAACTATCCCACAACGTAGACCtgttatttaaaattgaaaataaaaacatGTACACCATTTGCTAGATTAATAATAATtggaaaaaagggaaaaaaattaacGTTTTGGGGTTCTTCAATCTTAAGTGGCACTGCTAATTACTAATTAACactatacaaaaaataatttttagtggCAATTAATTAACAACAATAGGTTAATTGccgctatatatatatttttagagaCAATTAATACTCTTTGTAAACTTTTCTAAAGCCTATAGCGACATTGAATCCaatgaaaattaattaatgtCAGTAAAGACTTTAACACTCTTTATTAATGTGTATATTTTTTATCGTTAAAAGCTATTTTTGTTTAGTGTAATTCTATAGCCGCTTATGTAAATTAGGTAAGAAATTGATAGTTAGGCTAAAAATGGTGTTGGCTTGTACGAGTCCACCACATGAGTCAGGGGACCAGGTCCCTTGACACAATCAGTTAACAAAATGCTCAAGTTAAGTGCAGAATGTAAAATGTCACACAATGTTTTTACGTGAAAAATCTCCTTGCTCAAGGAAGGAAAAAACAACGACCTGTCCAACAGGATTTCACCAACCATTCTTTACTGAGATGCAAGAGCAAAGTAATCTATTACAACCTATTGTAACTAGACACTAACCCTCTCCACCCCTTGGCTTGCAATACCTCTATTACAAGACTTTGAGCGTAAGCAATACCTCTGTTGCCCACTATCCCAACTAACTCTAGTTGACATAGACTTTGAATACTCCGATTAAGCTAACTCTAGCCATGACTCGGAAACTAAGCAATAACTCTATTGCCCACAATACCAACTACCTCTAGCTGACGTAGAGTTCAAACACACATTTCAAAGCTAACTCTAGCTATGAACTCGATGCAAAACTGATACAAGGAAAGATGATCAATATTCTTTTATAGCATAGGAACTGATCTTACAATGTTAGAACATAAGACACAATATTACAACAAAGCAGCAACCTAAAAAACTATTCTTCAAATATAGCTCGATCAGGTCCCTTGTTGCCTTGATGAAGTTGTTCTTTCTTGAGAGAAAATGATGGTCTTTGCTTGTGTATTCTTGATGTGCAAAAACTTAATTATTTCTTGTCCAAGGATAAGTATTAAGGTATGGACAAAAACAACCTCGTGCATTTTGATTGGCTGGACGTCTCTTTCCTTCGGCTGTTGCCCACCAACCACAATAGGTGGTGACAACTTTTACAGCTGGACCAAGTCCCCCGATCAGGTCCTATGGTTTGTAGTCTCTTCTGATTTGCCCACCAACCACAACAGGTGGTGGCAGCTTTTACAGCTGGTTCCCATTTGGTATGTGACACACACCGATCATGGGACTAGGTCCGCCAATTAGGTCTCATGGTTTGTTGatgcatcaaaacttgaattataacattttccccctttttgatgatgacaaaccaTGCAGACGTGTGTTCATGTTTATGCTAACCAGGTCCCTATACTTTCCCTATGTCGGGCAGTTCCCCTTGTCACATAGCTTTGTAATTAACATGAACATATAACTTCCCCCTATCAGTATGCATTTTTTGTCTGTCATGTCCCTCTTTGCATCATTTTTTTGTACGgtagtttgttaaatcatcaaaacccaagATATAATAAATGGTTAGTTAGCTAGATGACCAAATGATCATTCTCCTTAATATTTTCTAGGTTATACTAAAGGTGACAAATGAGCGAGTTGAGCTGAACAAGACATAATGaactaatttaataaataaaaaattattgactTACACAAAAGTTACCTGATCTGAAATGGGgtaaaaaaatgacattaagaagaaaaaggctctcttttctctcctcaaattcaaattacaGAAATCAAGTCGATAGTACATGTGAGGGGATTGGGTCTCATTTTCAAATGTGTTAGCCCATTTGGGAATGCAAGGCCCATTTGTTAGCTCATTTGGAACATGAATCTACCAAGGTTGGTTTTGATGTTGGAATTTGGGAGGGTCAATATTTTTGTCTTGCTCACCTTAACAAAAGCCTGTAGCCTATGGAAATGGTTCCTCTTTATTTCCACAAGTTTCTATTAAGATTTGAGACACTTAGTGTATTAATTCAAAAACGGAAGAggaaaaacaaaacaaacaagCAGGAAATTAAAACACAAGACTTTCATTATTAATGGCATAACCAAGAATATCTGACTTGGGAATTTCTTGCTATAGCTAGCATTCGAATaacattaaaaaatattgaGAAAAAAGAGCATAAATAGTTCTCCTTGAAGTTGCTACTATTATTTATTCTAGTTCATAGAAATTAaacatgtataatatattttcttttaacgAATTTATACCAATAGATGCTGTATTTTGCGggtttttattaataatttgtGAGTATAAGTTCAAGGATGCATGTCATTTTTAATTGCTGCATCACCTCCTTCACCTAGGTCACCTGCATCAATATTATCATTAGGATTATTGCCACCATTATCTTCAAAGCCTTCATTAATCCTAGAACCAGTTCCAGCTCCAGCACTACTTGTTCCACCACTTCCGGCGAAAGGACCAAAACCACTTCCAAAAGCACCTCCAATGCCACCACCAAATCCACCAATGCCGGTTCCTAAACCAAATGGAGGCCTAATTCCACCTCTAAGACCACCAAAACTCCCAAAAAAAGGCGATAAAGGACCGTGCAGCTGGAAATATTCATTCTGCTCATCAGCTGTTGCTTTCGCCTTTGTTGCACTTAGGCTCCTCGCGTTTGTAGCGTAAGCAAGAACACTCGtgataataagaacaacaagaaGGAGAATCTTGGTTGCCATTGTAACTCGTTGAAGAATATTAGATGATGTTATAATTTGAGTGTGAGAATTGGGTTTGTAGGGTTAAGTTATATAGGTCTCCAGAAATCTCTACAATAATGTTGAATTTGGAAGATAGAAATTAATATCACTAACTCATACATATTGCGTGTATTAACATGATCATGTATTAGGGAGGGGAAAAAAAAGAGCCAACTACACCTTCTCGACTTCATGATCAACCTAAGTCCTAGCACAAAGCAAACAAATCAAATTACACAACTTATAACAGTCAATtagttttctcctttattttaaAGGTCGTCTTATCATTTTAACGTTAGCAACTTCATATATACTGTTTTCGTGTTCTATTTCGTAACAAAAATTGTTAGATGCATAGTATAGATTAGAACTTACGGAGGTCCTAATTAAGTTTACAACTCACCATTGCTATCCattatcaaaaagaattttcacgtGCTTGGCTAGTGAAGAAAAACAATATTCAAGCCCACACGTGAAGGAGAGGTGTCGTAAATCTATAATCTCTCTGACTAaccttttaaatttttagatgaGACGATAAACACACATATTTCAACAATattctataaagttgaaattaaaccGGTACATTATGAACTATTCAGGTAACCTATATCAGAACCATTATATATATTGATCAATTAATGATCATGATAGGAGAGAGATTGGTCACAGCCCCTTTGCCAGTCTCAGTTGGATCGATTACAAAACTGATTAAGTTACAAAGTTGTAAAATTAACCTAGCTAGCTAACTAGCTCGGTTAGtttaaacaaaaacaagaagTTTACTTAATTACTTGGATTAGCcaagacaaaagaaaaaaaaggagtaCAGTACTATATGATAAGGATATTAATTAAAAGAGTTTGTTTTTCTTGAGGGAAAAGAAGAGACCAAAGGATTTTAACCAAGGGTGAGGTCAAGAGAGATATCTGAACTGAGAGATAGCTCTAAGGACATAGTGCTACGGGAGTCTTCCTCTTCAATCATTGAAGCTGCACTCTTATTTGACAAACTGCTACCATATGATCGTACCATTTTATTCCCATCCCCATcctgccaaaaaaaaaaaaaatgttaagtAGTACGTCGTAATTCTCTATTATATCAGTACATTGTCATTGTTCCCAATTTAGTATGTCAAGCTAAagaaagttaattaataaaaagcGAATTAAGGATTTCGTTAATTACTTGAACATTGCAGTCATTGAAGAAATCCCTGAACATGTTGCAAGGTGGGTTGGATCCTCCTTCCAATCCCATCATCTTCTGTGGCATAGGTTTCCTGTTCAATTATAACAACAGGGACGGGAGGGGTAAAGATGTACTTTCATATATCATCATTGTAATATAAATGAATTGATGAGAAAAAGAAATATGAGACGAACCATGGAGGAGGAAAAACAGTAGGGCTGGAGGCAATTTGGTCGAGATAGTTAGTTGTTACTGTCGAATTAGGACGTCCATCAAAAAAGGCTTTGCCATTAATATTCCCATTATAGTAATGATGAAGAAAGTTTCTCTGTGGATAATTCATTTGATCTGGACCATCCATTCTGTTCCTCTTAATCCCATTTGCAGCTTCTGCTTCTGCTAATAACCAAAAAGTCAAATGAGTTGGTGGTATACATGATTAACTCAATCGTAACCTATTTATGTGTGAGAAaattaaattaacaaaaaaaaaaaagtatcaaCGAAATGTATAAGACCCAAATAAAAAGGTGAATTCTCTATTTTGGCCTCCCTAGTACCAGTAGTCCCTTTTCAATTTTAGTAAACCTAAAGGCGTTAAGGAGTCCGGCAAAACATAAAGGGTAAAATGAAACATAAAAAGATTCCTCAAATGTAACTTCAATTCACTATATTTTCTTGATTGTATCACTGCTCACTCATATACTTTCTATTTTCTCAGAAAATTGACACAAAATTTCTATTGAATCAGCTTCTTAGATGATAAAATCAAGTTTCAAGCGGTCAAAGAAAAAATCTCTAGAAAGAATTTTAAGGAAAAGAAACCCATTGAAAAGAATTTTAATTATGCtcctgattttttttaaaaaaaaaataaataaattataatccAACCACCCAACGTATCTTCCTGAGGTGGTGGGCGGTTTGGCATGACCCCTATCATGTGCCTTGATCAAAAGAGAAATACAAAAATGAAGAGGGACATCAAGCCAAAACCTTCAAGTTTTGAGTATTTATCTAGGCCGAACACCAAAAAAATAGGTCTGGGACCTTAGTTATGTATAAGTGTAGTATATATACAAAAGCATATATGTAACTTATAGAAGAAATGGAATCTGAGGAAGAGAATAAAGTAATGGGGATACCTTGCATCATATGTTCATGCTTCATGCTTCTGTACATCTATTCATATCATCAAAAATACATATTCTTAAAGTTTAAGAAAGGGtgggagaaaaaaaaagaatttagaaACCCTATAGAATTAATTAAAGGGCTATCTGTTTATTACCTGAAGGTGACTCTTAATGTGAGATATGGTGAGGCCCTTCACATCCATCAACTGTAACACCATCTTTGGTGTTGCTCCTAGTTATTAGTATTTATGTACAACAACAAATTAAAGGAATgtaaaattcaattaataaataatagataCCAAATTATTCAGTCAGCTTGATATATAGATAGGTCCACTCCACtcctctttaaaaaaaaaagagatggaACCAATTAAAGGAAtgtaaaatctttaattaagaATTAAGAGAAATGGTCCCTTTTTTTATGCTACATATATAAGAAAAGAGATTTAGGCTTACGATCTTCTCCACCAAGACGCTCAACAGCATGGACAAAGCTGCGATGAAGATCATGTGTCCATCGGAGTCTCGGCATTTTGGATCTAACATATGGTCTTACACCTGATGATTTATTTTCTAGCTCCATGGATAAAGAAGGAGAATTTTCAGAGAATTCTAACCCCTTCATCATCTTGTTAAAAGATGAGAGGTTGGGAAGATAGAGGTAAGCTGGTTTGGATGAAGAGAGAAAGGAGTTATGTTCTATGTTCAAGTATATACAAAGGGAATAAATATAAGGGAGTCACTGTTGTCACCTTTTGTCTACTTGTGTCCAGGCTTTTACAAAAATGGATTTTTCTTACATAAAATTGAGTTCCTCAAAGAGTTTAATTTTAAGTCTTTTCAATTTTGATTATGTAgctgaaaattttgaattttgttcAACCTTGCACTCATAATTGGATGGAAATAGTGGGGAAAAAAGGAACTCgaaataaagggaaaaaaaacaataaagatTCTGATTACTTTACAGGACATGCTTTGTTTGAGGTCAGTATCGAAACATTCTTGTGTGCCCTCATATGAGATAGGAGTTCACCTCGACCTcaacaacccccccccccccacccacCTCCGCAAAGACACCTTTACCTGAAAAAATGGTCTAAAGAGATCATTAATGGTGATTGAACATAGTAAACATCGTCAATATTTAGATTAGCTAAAAGACAATCTCGTGTGTGAAAACCTCTTTTGGCATTTGGTGAAGTCAGTTACGAATAATCAATTAAGACTACAAGCGTGTACTGTATGAGTTATATATACAAAGTGTTTTTGTTTGTGATCAAAGTTTTGATAAACATATTATTCGTCAAGTGTATTGTTTCTTAAAATGGGATTAATAACACACCTCTTCTagtccatattaagtgaattgttaGGGTATGAcacattctttaaaaaaatatttaaacacaTAATTAAATGTTACTTTCCACTATTATCCTTTTGATTATTTTCAAATTAGTCTTCTAAAAAATGTAAAGTAGTTAAGAACGTTATTAAATGAaggataaatatgaaaaaaatctcAACAATTTTCTTGAAGAGGATCTAGGGTGTGAGGTGTAGGTTCTCGAAAATCTGGTAATTATTATCGCATAGATTCTGTATTTGTATAATTGATAAATCtattaaatatataagaatTAATCTAAATAGCAGTCCGTCCAACCGtgcttaaattaaaaataggcaccaaatgtataatatatgtatatataaccATATATAATCCATGTACATGAcctagaaaaagaaaataatgaattcGGAGGGCTATTAGTGTtaagatttcaaaaatatttggtAGGAATCTAATAACAAAGAAGTTTTTTGGTCAAGCGGTAGCAATAAAATTCGCTTAGGTTTAGCTATCCTTCTTGTTGAGGGTTTGATTCATCTTAGGCACATATaataaagttttttaaaaataaaataaaattaaaataataggaACACAAAAACTTATAATCTTGGATCCATCTCAACCAAAAGACAACAGTTCCAACAACGCTTGCATTTTATTACTTCCTCCATTCCATATtacttctcaattttttcttttacgcatctattaaaaaattataaataaaaaatatatttttactaatttacccttttaagtctttttaATATACTCTATTTATGAGCTTTTATCTACACAATTAATGCACTCTTTTGACTAGCTGTGCACAAGGGGGGGAGGGGGCAATGATTTCTTCCAACTTTACaatatttatgctttcttaagggtaaaataaaataaaagattaattctatcttgatttgtaaattgataaatatttttaataatatatacaagtaatatgaaaataataagaGTGAGTAAAGTACAATAGTAACCTTGTTTATTGGACAATTGGGAGAGCAAACGTGATTAAATTTGCTTAGAGGAGATGAGGCCAAAGAAGGAAAAGATGAGGGTGACATAGGCAAATGTATGTCCTTAAGGAAACATACCAAATTCCCCCAGCCCCACAAATTCTGAGTTCCATTTTCCTCTTCCCTGAAACCGTAACTCCTCATCCGTAAAGTtcctctcctttttttttttttttccgttCTCGGAACGTTATTAACGTTAACCCTGGCCTGACTAGACGGAACCAATGACATAGAGACGCGCAATGACACGTTTAAAAATTCGATGACATGTGGCTCATTCGCGATAACATTTataaataaatgatgaaatcgaTCAATTATTAAATGAGATTGATCTCATTATATTAAAGTATATATGTTTATCGTATATTTTATGATGATGACACATTATTGTCCGAATTTTCATATGATACTTATATAATTTATTGGGGTGTGTATGCAGAAATTCTAAATATCTTACACGTTGGATGGATCAAATTTGGGGGAAATCCATTCCCAAATTCCAGTCATGTCCTAATGTAGCCAAAATTCGATACGTATCGAAAACGGGAAGGGAAGATAGTGGTTTTAGAAAATGGAAGGAATATTCTCTGAAAGGATTTTGGAGAATATCCGTAAGCATGAATTAAAATACGGACAGTACTCAAGAAATATGAGAATTTAATTTTCTTCAAATGGTTTTCTGCATATGGACGTCAGTCAGGCTGGTTGGAAGTGTGAACGCAGTACTagattttgaaagaaagaaTGAAGAAAGCCAACTTACCCATAATTTCAGGCAAGAGATTA
The sequence above is a segment of the Solanum dulcamara chromosome 11, daSolDulc1.2, whole genome shotgun sequence genome. Coding sequences within it:
- the LOC129872693 gene encoding transcription activator GLK1-like, translated to MMKGLEFSENSPSLSMELENKSSGVRPYVRSKMPRLRWTHDLHRSFVHAVERLGGEDRATPKMVLQLMDVKGLTISHIKSHLQMYRSMKHEHMMQVPPTHLTFWLLAEAEAANGIKRNRMDGPDQMNYPQRNFLHHYYNGNINGKAFFDGRPNSTVTTNYLDQIASSPTVFPPPWKPMPQKMMGLEGGSNPPCNMFRDFFNDCNVQDGDGNKMVRSYGSSLSNKSAASMIEEEDSRSTMSLELSLSSDISLDLTLG
- the LOC129872692 gene encoding glycine-rich protein 5-like, translated to MATKILLLVVLIITSVLAYATNARSLSATKAKATADEQNEYFQLHGPLSPFFGSFGGLRGGIRPPFGLGTGIGGFGGGIGGAFGSGFGPFAGSGGTSSAGAGTGSRINEGFEDNGGNNPNDNIDAGDLGEGGDAAIKNDMHP